Within Blastocatellia bacterium, the genomic segment AGCCTGCCCACCGGTGACTAGCCCTGTGTAGCTGGCCTTTATATCATGAGTTCCACGGAATGCGATTTGGATAGGTTGTCGCTTGTAGGCGTCAGCGCGCCCTGTCGCCTGGATAGGTTTTCGCTTAGTTGCGCTGGCAAGATGGGAATGACTGCTCGAAGCGATGACGGTCAATGCGAGCAGTCCAATGAGAGACGACACCAGAGATGAAAACAACAACCTGTTCACGACCTCTCTCCTCTCAGCCTCAAATGAGCCTTCCAGCGCAGGCCATCGCCTGCGTTATAGGCTCTTTCTTCTTCTTTACGCAATAAAATTCATGATCTCGAATCTGCCGCCGAGAATCTCGCGCGCGCTGACTTCCAACCAGCGTTCCAGAATCGTGGCATATAGCGAGCGAAAATCAATCGCGTGTTTGGTGTCATCTTCGCTGTACAAATCCGTCAGGCTCGGATGCTCACCGAAGATGCCCGTGCTTCGGCCCTGATTGAACCCATTGACGCGCGTGCCGATCACAAATTGCGGCGCCGAGGCGCCATGGTCTGTTCCATGATTGCCGTTTTCGGGAAGCTTCCGCCCAAACTCAGACCACGTCATCATGAGCACCTGGTGATCGCGGCCCAACCGGCGCATGTCCTGATAGAACGCCCAGACGGCTTCGTCCAGATAGCGCAACAAGAGCGGATGATTGACAGCTCGATCCAATTGACCTTGATGCGTGTCGAATCCGTCCAGCATCACATATAGGATTTTGGTTCCCAGATCGCTGGCGATAATTTGCGCCGCTTGCTTCATCGCTCCAGCTAGTGGATTGTTGCTTGGATAGACGACGGTTGGATCGTTCTGGTAGTTCTGATCGGCGCGTTCCTGGAGCAACTGGGAGCTGGTATAAGCATCCAGGGCCGTCAGCCGAATCTTTTCATACAACGTGCGTTCAGGCGCCGCCTCACGGTTCAGCGCCAGCAATGTTTGAATCCGAATCGGCTCGTCAGCCGGATAGAGTCGGTTCGTCACGCGCAGCCGATAATCTTCGATGCTGGCCACGACAGGCACAGCCGTGCGACGGGCAGCCAAACTGAGCGGCAAACGATCGCCGGTCACCGCCACAGCCAGCAACGG encodes:
- a CDS encoding DUF1501 domain-containing protein is translated as MSRTTRREFIKRSGFTMLTVGVGLSAFPRYLQMAASSSLTRAAALSQNDRILVVIQLAGGNDGLNTVIPISGTLNGIYRDRRPTLAVPEASILPIGRDAAGHQLGFHPHLSRLRTLFNQGRVAVIQSVGYDNPSRSHFRSMDIWHTANPNQIETFGWLGDTLDLTSPGSHNPLLAVAVTGDRLPLSLAARRTAVPVVASIEDYRLRVTNRLYPADEPIRIQTLLALNREAAPERTLYEKIRLTALDAYTSSQLLQERADQNYQNDPTVVYPSNNPLAGAMKQAAQIIASDLGTKILYVMLDGFDTHQGQLDRAVNHPLLLRYLDEAVWAFYQDMRRLGRDHQVLMMTWSEFGRKLPENGNHGTDHGASAPQFVIGTRVNGFNQGRSTGIFGEHPSLTDLYSEDDTKHAIDFRSLYATILERWLEVSAREILGGRFEIMNFIA